Genomic DNA from Salvia miltiorrhiza cultivar Shanhuang (shh) chromosome 1, IMPLAD_Smil_shh, whole genome shotgun sequence:
TGATAATTGTTAAAATTGTttagattttgaaacaaaataatCAGCAACACTAATTTGTCGTTTATAAAAATAGGTAAACAATTAGTCAAAACACAAAAACTTAGGTGTTATTGGGTGCACTGTAGAATCGGGTTATACTCGCACTCAGACTTTAACCTGCATCTTGATTCAAAcaatgtaaatgacactattcagttataacTTATACAAATGTCACtgtctataattgacattattcagttatacaaattacactataacattttgaaacattatagtgtcatttacaattttatgaTGTCAATGACAGGAAGTGccatttatatttatgaataatgtcaattatacacaatgtcatttacaatattataatgtcaattatacgcgatgttatttgtataactgaatagagtcaattacagacagtgtcatttgtataactgaatagtatcGTTTACAAGGTTCGAATCAGGAAGCGGGTTTGTATTTGAGCGCGGCTTAGAGTTTGAACGCGAGTGCAACCGTCTAATCAGAAAgctacatttatatataaaagcagATCATGTGGTCattgaaaaaattgtaaatacattatttttaatggctatgataaaatcaacaacaaaatatgtttaattttatggatttcaataataaattattgtttgCATAATtactattaaattttaaaataagtgtataaaataaatgatgtgTACATAACAGTGAAGCTTAATAAATATGATCGCAACTCATCGTTTAGTTAATTtcactttaaatttttttttagacaATTTAACTTCAAACTATTGATATAGTATATGATTGGTGATTTCATGTCACTTACAAAGATATATTCCTAAATTTATACcacttcaatatatatatatatatatatatatatatatatatatattgactcATCACAAtcacattatttttatataatatactccctctgtcctgcTTCGTACgtctcctttcttttgggcacggagattaagaaatgtgtaaaaagtagataaaatgggtataaagtagataaagtgggttgagttggtggaaattatttaaatattaagtatagagagagtgtgtattgccaaaaaaggaatgagacatttgaagtaggacaatccaaaatagaaaatgagacatttgaattgggacggagagagtataatttaatactaagataaaataaaaaatataataattttttttaaagaaaaaaataaaaattataatatctaaaaaaaataatacccgtgcatcgcacggggaaaatactagtatattaaaaaattgggcCCTCAATTTTTTGGGGCCATGGGACATCGCGCATGCCCGCCCGCCCGCCCGccctcagggccggccctgaagcaggtaaaatgaaaaatattatgGGCCGAACACGAAAGCAACTTGCTAATGAATTTAAGCCCATTAGGGCTTTAGATCGCAATTGACGTACGTATAAATCTACATTTGTTCAGAACAGCGCCTCAGGGTTTGGAGCTTGCTCGTCGGTCTGCACGATTCCATCTGCTAAAATGGTAAACTGTTTCTAAACCTTGGATCTTTTTGTATCGTTTGAATTGTTAGCTAATTCATTAGATTGTTGCTTTAGCTCGTAATCAAGCTGGAGTATTGTGATTAATGGTTTTAGTTTTTGGTTTGTTTCTCTGTTTTAGTTTCTGCGTAAATAAAATCTGATAATTTTCTTTATGTTGATTGTTATGCATTTTACGCTATTTTACATTTTCTTGTAATTGTCTATGTGTTTCTGGTATGCCATTTCTGTGTCTGCGGAGAAAACAAATCCGGTACCCTGTAATAGTCtctttatattttctaaattacTAGAAAATCTTGTTTAATTTAGAAACTTGTGAATTGTGCATTTTGTTGAATTTTTGTTACTGTTTCGTTTTTGCTAGAGGAACTAATACATTTCTTAGTTACTAATGTTTTTGAAGTATGTACTTTCTATGTTATGAAACAACTCGAATTTCCTCAATTTCTGTTTTTAGGCTTTGATTGCATGTACCAGATGTGTTGTTTATTCATATTTGTTTCTTGGTGACCTAGGAAGATAAGATATAATAGACAGCCATGGTTCTATCTCTTAATTATTAGTTTGGCTTCGAATGCACCATAATTTGGTAAATAATGTCTCCAAAGCTCCAGTGGAATTATGTGAATGTGTACATTTCCTAACTTGGCAACTCGATTAGTGAAATTTGTTACTATATTATCACGTGTTGACCTGTTTAAAACATTGGGCTCGACAGCCATAGTTAAGAGTCTTGTTTGTATGTTTTGAAGTTGTTGATTTCTGTTGCATGGCATATCAAAGCACTTCTATTGTTTCTTTCCGAAAAATTGTAGACTGAGCTACAATGAAGATAGAACTACTGTTAGGAGCAAAGTGTTGAGTGGTTCGACTGATTAGGTTTGTGCATGGAACAATTGTTTTAACTCTTGTTGTGTTCTGCTATGTAATTTGCAGCcgaagcagattcatgagatAAAGGATTTCCTTCTGACAGCTAGAAGGAAGGATGCACGTTCTGTGAAGATCAAGAGAAGCAAAGAGGTGGTTAAGTTCAAGGTTAGGTGCTCAAAGTACTTGTACACCCTCTGTGTGTTTGATCCGGAGAAAGCTGACAAATTGAAGCAGTCCCTTCCTCCTGGTATGTTGTTTTCTGTTTGAACTTCATTACTTAGTTGATTTTTTGTCTTTGTATGTATTTTAGGGGATTTTGATCTCAAACATCTTGGTGTCATTTGTATTTCTAGTTTCGTTCTTGTGGAAGAATGTGATCAATGACTACTTGATATACTTCATATGGATTTAAAATATGTTGGCTTATGCTTCTATAAGAAACTTAATTATTATCAATGCACATTGGCTGTGTCCCATCTTTTTATTCATAGGAAAAATGAGTGAGATACTTAAATACTcaaaaattaacttaattattaTCATTGCACATTGGTTGTGTGACTTGTGTCCCAGcatagctttttttttttccccaacTTTTCCCATGTGTTAAATTCTTAAAAATTAACTCTTCTTTCACTTTGTTTTCAGGTTTAAGTGTGCAAGACCTGTGAGTACGCCACCCAGAAAGAATTTTGGTTGTTTTTTTCTTGCAACATGTGTTTCCAGAAAATTGGTTGAAAGATTTCTCTAAATGAAATTTTGGACATGTTTTGTAGTAAATCAGATTCTACAATTTTGGTTTATTATTCTCTCTTGCCTCTTTCTTTGTAGCTTTTGTCTTGATTCAAGACCTAGGCATGGTATTGCAGAATTCACTATCTCACATATAGAATTGAAATCATTAggattgaattttgaaaatcaaaTTGGAATTTGAAACAATTGAcataagactttatgcttatgggTTGTCTATTGCTGCTGATTTAACATGAGATTTTAATGTATGAGCAGTGTTTGTATGCCAAAGTTTACTCATCATTGCTGGTGTATTTAACGTAAATTGATTTATGTCTATAAAGTTCGGAGTATTATAGAGGTTGTTTGggtgagcttataagctttttaaaacAGCTTAacttgtttaagagcttataacaagttccttcaaagtgtttgacaaaataagattttaaacaaaacttataaattttaaaaataagccTCAAGTCTCAACTCTCAAGAACCTGTaagtattataaataataaattcttctattctattttattttttataattttatatgtaataataattttataagcaTTACTGTATTCAACTTTAATTTGTTATTTGTATTATATAGCTTCTCAATTCTTTTCgtaataaagattttattttttgtaataagattgaatatttttttatgctttttaaaATTGAAGTAATTTAGgactttattttattgtaaatgtaatttttaatatCAATTAATGtagaattaaattttaattttaatgaaatttatattattaaatatggtgttaaaattaattgaaaataaacattaaaattaaatataaaatgaaaatcaaaatttaagagTTGGGGGTGTGGCTCTCCCATTAGGATTGTAAATGAACAGAGTTACTCGCAAGCTATTCGTGATTCGACTCGAAAAAAACTCATTCGGAGCTCGAATTGATAataaacgagtcgagctcgagatTTTTATCGAGCTGACCTGgagcctgacagtgctcggctcgttgagctcgcgaacatgtttggattcgattgttcgcgagcctgttcacgaaccttcagtcgagccttcaatcaaGTTAATGCACGaaccttaaacgagtcgaactcaagctcgaataacatattaattaagaaaattttcttatatttataacaaattcaagcttgaacatcatatatacgaacatctaacgagctcaagctcgaattcgatattatcgaacatcacccgagccgaactcgagcttGGTAAGTGGATGACGAGCCGAGCttgatcatcaagataaaagctcgaatcgagctcgagccaaGCTCGAACatccgaatatttaaacgagcagAGCTCGAACCTGCTAGTATTCGGCTTGGCTCGACTCGTTCACAACCCTATCTCCCATTATGAAGGGTGGACTCTTAAATAGTGGGAACCACATTTAAGAGCCCACCTTGGCTCTCTATTTGTGAATGCCCTAAGCttatttaaaataagcttagccaaacacttTATGTCAACGGGCGTATCATGAAACTTTTGTACAAAtgcttttttctttctaaaatttcaTGATTCATTCTAAACTCTCCGCGCTCAAAGCTTGACCCAAAAGTCAGAAAATTGGCATTCAACTCGAAAATAATGCCAACAAATAGAAATTGAAATAGGGTGGCTTACAAAGATTCGAGG
This window encodes:
- the LOC130997016 gene encoding 60S ribosomal protein L38-like encodes the protein MPKQIHEIKDFLLTARRKDARSVKIKRSKEVVKFKVRCSKYLYTLCVFDPEKADKLKQSLPPGLSVQDL